In a genomic window of Streptomyces sp. NBC_01142:
- a CDS encoding DUF2255 family protein yields the protein MNTFQDRAEIVMWVRRADGRWSARPVWVVVLGGEAYVRSAFGQRSAWYRRVLQHADTQVELAGVRLSVTLRPVDDPELVQRVSGAYRAKYGLNWPGPVESMNGHEAAASTMRLTNVGEVTQLPA from the coding sequence ATGAACACTTTCCAGGATCGCGCGGAGATCGTGATGTGGGTACGGCGTGCGGACGGCCGTTGGTCGGCAAGGCCTGTGTGGGTGGTGGTGCTCGGCGGGGAGGCGTATGTCCGCTCGGCTTTCGGGCAGCGCAGCGCCTGGTACCGCCGGGTCCTGCAGCATGCGGACACGCAGGTGGAGTTGGCCGGGGTCCGCCTGTCCGTCACCCTCCGGCCGGTGGACGATCCCGAGCTCGTCCAGCGCGTTTCCGGTGCCTACCGGGCCAAGTACGGGTTGAACTGGCCCGGCCCCGTGGAGTCGATGAACGGGCACGAGGCCGCGGCCAGCACCATGCGGCTAACGAATGTCGGGGAGGTCACGCAGTTGCCTGCGTGA